Proteins encoded in a region of the Magallana gigas chromosome 8, xbMagGiga1.1, whole genome shotgun sequence genome:
- the LOC105324494 gene encoding diacylglycerol kinase delta isoform X9, which translates to MPFSCRQGFMVITPFRNLVLCADSRREMEEWITALKTATNKEFYDGNASQREMMSGQHNWYACSHARPTYCNVCREALSGVTSHGLSCEVCKFKAHKRCAVKAQSNCKWTTLAAIGREILEDEDGLISMPHQWLEGNLPVSAKCNVCDKTCGSVLKLQDWRCLWCKAMVHSNCKDQISSVCPLGQCKLSILPPTAINNIDSDGYWEATRPPRTSPLLVFVNTKSGDNQGVKFLRRFKQLLNPAQVFDLMNGGPHPGLRLFQKFDQFRILVCGGDGSVGWVLSEIDKLDLHKQCQMGVLPFGTGNDLARVLGWGSTFDADTQLPVILEKLEHSQIKMLDRWSIWTYEGTMPPPRKLSQQFDPISVYEDSVANHLSKMLHSEDHAVVISSAKVLCQTVKDFVAKVGEAHEKEGQKDSDIALKCNVLNEKLESLLVTLNDEAEASTPSQEQTKSPSSPEQDSSNQDQDTVPGVITAPTKTKSAIFKPRDALMSRANSLKKAIRQIIEHTERAVDEQNAQTEEQYQRMKESPLYKADSSELLDSSETSPQRGLAAHAETSRSAPTFSIFTLEAAPKTPISSPRNLVHTDPNLSVKDLETGASRRISSMSMLNKTASVGSVLGRDKSPQKELTAPLFGVPFHTILPGLNSNIAGKLAGGSFISKVLLANADALCAAASPLVEDDIPPSEYTERCVMNNYFGIGLDAKITLDFQNKRDEHPEKCRSRTKNFMWYGVLGGKELVQRSFKNLDQRVQLECDGQRIPLPSLQGIVILNIPSYMGGANFWGGTKEDDTFQAPSFDDKILEVVAVFGSVQMAMSRVIDIQHHRIAQCRRVKITIMGDEAVPAQVDGEAWMQPPGYIHIVHKNRAQMLTRDRVFENTLKSWSEKQKEIERSVSPQPTSLSEEESLVLQNFVEVASTLIKGVKIASLKYSAVEQELFPLATQASEYMDRLFPAGKLAEMETGGMESYQVKHRPIKFKSKLKPTLRSQVIDFVRSVQHLNHDTSNFLSEKAAVLRLAPDISERLNASLAHLELELQKICQVCGINSTFQYDPSQITQSQEELIPLEHKRKPGKLRQVYSKLKGKNKDKQYIPLSYNVYNWTPEDVGQWLESRSLSEYKDSFIRNEIRGTELLTLDKGDLQDLGVTKVGHLKRIQQGIKELNNRMTAYDKSLVFDKNSS; encoded by the exons ATGCCTTTTTCCTGCCGCCAGGGTTTCATG GTGATAACCCCGTTCAGGAACCTTGTTCTGTGCGCAGACAGTCGGAGAGAGATGGAGGAATGGATCACGGCCCTTAAAACGGCCACTAACAAAGAGTTTTACGAT GGGAATGCCAGTCAGCGTGAGATGATGTCCGGCCAGCACAACTGGTACGCGTGTTCCCACGCCCGTCCCACCTACTGCAATGTCTGCCGTGAGGCCCTCTCAGGGGTCACCTCCCATGGACTCTCCTGCGAGG TATGCAAGTTCAAAGCCCACAAGAGATGTGCTGTGAAAGCTCAATCTAACTGTAAGTGGACCACTCTGGCGGCCATTGGAAGAGAAATTCTGGAAGATGAAGACGGT CTGATCTCAATGCCACACCAGTGGTTAGAGGGAAACCTGCCGGTCAGTGCTAAGTGTAATGTCTGTGACAAGACTTGTGGAAGTGTGCTAAAACTACAGGACTGGCGGTGTCTCTGGTGTAAGGCCATG GTTCATTCAAACTGTAAGGACCAGATTTCGTCGGTGTGCCCCCTGGGTCAGTGTAAGCTCTCTATCCTACCTCCCACTGCCATCAACAACATAGACTCGGACGGTTACTGGGAGGCGACCCGACCCCCCAGGACCAGCCCCCTCCTGGTGTTTGTCAACACCAAATCGGGAGACAATCAG gGTGTTAAATTTTTACGACGATTTAAACAGCTTTTGAATCCTGCTCAGGTGTTTGATTTAATGAATGGGGGACCACATCCTGG GCTGAGGCTGTTTCAGAAGTTTGACCAGTTCCGGATCCTGGTGTGTGGGGGTGATGGAAGTGTTGGCTGGGTTCTCTCAGAAATCGATAAACTTGATCTCCATAAACAG TGTCAGATGGGGGTGCTGCCCTTTGGGACAGGGAATGACCTGGCCCGGGTCCTGGGGTGGGGATCAACCTTCGACGCTGACACACAGCTACCTGTGATACTAGAAAAATTAGAACATtcacaaattaaaatgttagaTAG GTGGAGTATATGGACTTATGAAGGAACAATGCCACCACCTCGAAAACTTTCTCAACAG TTTGACCCGATATCTGTGTACGAGGATTCAGTGGCTAACCATCTCTCCAAAATGTTACATTCCGAGGACCACGCTGTTGTCATTTCTTCTGCAAA AGTATTGTGTCAAACTGTAAAAGATTTTGTGGCAAAAGTAGGAGAAGCACACGAAAAAGAAGGCCAGAAGGACTCAGACATTGCCTTAAAG TGTAATGTGCTGAATGAAAAGTTAGAGAGTTTACTGGTCACCCTTAATGATGAAGCAGAGGCCTCTACCCCTTCTCAG GAACAAACAAAATCCCCTTCCTCTCCGGAACAAGATTCTAGCAATCAAGATCAAGACACCGTCCCTGGGGTTATTACCGCCCCCACCAAAACCAAATCT GCCATTTTTAAACCTAGAGATGCCCTTATGTCCAGAGCTAACAGTCTGAAAAAAGCAATCCGCCAAATCATAGAACACACTGAGCGAG CTGTTGATGAACAAAATGCACAAACTGAGGAACAATACCAGCGGATGAAGGAGTCGCCCCTGTACAAGGCAGACAGCTCCGAGCTGCTGGACTCCAGCGAGACTTCTCCACAAAGGGGGCTCGCTGCTCATGCCGAGACATCACGATCAGCCCCTACATTCTCCATCTTCACCCTGGAGGCAGCTCCAAAAACCCCCATATCCAGTCCAAGGAACTTAG TTCACACTGATCCTAACCTGAGCGTGAAGGACCTAGAAACAGGAGCGTCACGGAGGATCAGCAGTATGAGCATGCTCAATAAGACGGCCAGTGTCGGCTCGGTACTGGGCCGGGACAAAAGTCCTCAAAAGGAACTTACTGCTCCCTTGTTCGGGGTCCCCTTCCACACTATCCTACCGg GTTTGAACAGTAACATCGCCGGTAAGCTGGCGGGGGGAAGCTTTATCAGTAAGGTCCTGTTGGCCAATGCAGATGCCCTGTGTGCTGCCGCTTCCCCCCTCGTGGAGGATGACATTCCACC GTCAGAATATACTGAGCGCTGTGTAATGAACAATTATTTTGGAATTGGATTGGATGCCAAGATCACTTTAGACTTTCAAAATAAACGAGATGAACATCCAGAAAAATGCAG GAGTAGGACCAAGAACTTTATGTGGTATGGTGTGTTGGGAGGCAAGGAGCTGGTGCAGAGATCCTTCAAGAATCTGGACCAGCGGGTACAGCTGGAGTGTGATGGTCAGCGTATACCGCTGCCTAGCCTACAGGGCATAGTCATCCTCAATATACCAAG TTACATGGGTGGAGCAAACTTCTGGGGAGGAACAAAGGAAGATGAT ACATTTCAGGCCCCAAGCTTTGATGACAAGATTCTGGAGGTGGTGGCAGTGTTTGGGAGTGTTCAGATGGCCATGTCTCGAGTGATCGACATCCAACATCACAGGATAGCACAG TGCCGTCGTGTGAAGATCACCATCATGGGGGACGAGGCGGTGCCAGCACAGGTGGATGGGGAGGCGTGGATGCAGCCCCCGGGATACATCCACATCGTCCACAAGAACCGTGCCCAGATGTTGACCAGGGACAGG GTGTTTGAGAATACGCTGAAGTCTTGGTCAGAGAAGCAGAAAGAGATTGAGCGGTCCGTCAGCCCCCAGCCCACCTCTCTGTCTGAGGAGGAGTCCCTTGTACTACAGAACTTTGTGGAGGTTGCATCCACTCTCATCAAAGG TGTGAAGATTGCCTCCTTGAAGTACAGTGCAGTAGAGCAGGAGTTATTTCCCCTTGCTACTCAAGCCTCGGAGTACATGGACCGATTGTTTCCTGCGGGAAAGTTAGCAGAG ATGGAGACAGGAGGAATGGAGTCCTATCAG GTTAAACACAGACCtatcaaatttaaatcaaaattgaaa CCAACCCTCAGGAGTCAGGTGATTGATTTTGTTCGCAGCGTGCAGCACCTGAACCACGACACCAGTAACTTCCTATCGGAGAAGGCCGCTGTTCTA AGACTTGCACCTGATATATCGGAACGCCTGAACGCTTCATTGGCACACCTTGAGCTAGAGCTGCAGAAAATCTGCCAGGTGTGTGGGATTAACTCTACATTCCAGTACGACCCCTCACAGATCACACAATCACAGGAGGAG TTGATTCCCTTAGAACATAAAAGAAAGCCAGGAAAATTACGGCAAGTTTACAGCAAGTTAAAGGGAAAGAACAAAGACAAACAATACATTCCACTTT cATACAATGTTTATAACTGGACGCCAGAAGATGTGGGTCAGTGGCTCGAATCTCGATCTCTGTCTGAGTACAAAGACTCGTTCATTCGTAATGAGATACGTGGCACCGAGCTCCTAACTCTTGACAAGGGAGATCTGCAG GACCTCGGAGTGACAAAGGTCGGGCACCTGAAGAGGATTCAGCAGGGGATCAAAGAACTCAACAACCGCATGACTGCTTACGACAAATCTCTGGTGTTCGACAAAAACTCCTCCTGA
- the LOC105324494 gene encoding diacylglycerol kinase delta isoform X7, translating to MAASLSLTEGPHKNGKRVEIAVAEESSESETEPEPAKRFHRRISTNREIKSSVLDAEIMACTKEGHLMKQTNFQRWKRRYFKLKGRKLYYAKDTKSVIFDEIELTDLSVAECSTKNINHSFQVITPFRNLVLCADSRREMEEWITALKTATNKEFYDGNASQREMMSGQHNWYACSHARPTYCNVCREALSGVTSHGLSCEVCKFKAHKRCAVKAQSNCKWTTLAAIGREILEDEDGLISMPHQWLEGNLPVSAKCNVCDKTCGSVLKLQDWRCLWCKAMVHSNCKDQISSVCPLGQCKLSILPPTAINNIDSDGYWEATRPPRTSPLLVFVNTKSGDNQGVKFLRRFKQLLNPAQVFDLMNGGPHPGLRLFQKFDQFRILVCGGDGSVGWVLSEIDKLDLHKQCQMGVLPFGTGNDLARVLGWGSTFDADTQLPVILEKLEHSQIKMLDRWSIWTYEGTMPPPRKLSQQFDPISVYEDSVANHLSKMLHSEDHAVVISSAKVLCQTVKDFVAKVGEAHEKEGQKDSDIALKCNVLNEKLESLLVTLNDEAEASTPSQEQTKSPSSPEQDSSNQDQDTVPGVITAPTKTKSAIFKPRDALMSRANSLKKAIRQIIEHTERAVDEQNAQTEEQYQRMKESPLYKADSSELLDSSETSPQRGLAAHAETSRSAPTFSIFTLEAAPKTPISSPRNLGLNSNIAGKLAGGSFISKVLLANADALCAAASPLVEDDIPPSEYTERCVMNNYFGIGLDAKITLDFQNKRDEHPEKCRSRTKNFMWYGVLGGKELVQRSFKNLDQRVQLECDGQRIPLPSLQGIVILNIPSYMGGANFWGGTKEDDTFQAPSFDDKILEVVAVFGSVQMAMSRVIDIQHHRIAQCRRVKITIMGDEAVPAQVDGEAWMQPPGYIHIVHKNRAQMLTRDRVFENTLKSWSEKQKEIERSVSPQPTSLSEEESLVLQNFVEVASTLIKGVKIASLKYSAVEQELFPLATQASEYMDRLFPAGKLAEMETGGMESYQVKHRPIKFKSKLKPTLRSQVIDFVRSVQHLNHDTSNFLSEKAAVLRLAPDISERLNASLAHLELELQKICQVCGINSTFQYDPSQITQSQEELIPLEHKRKPGKLRQVYSKLKGKNKDKQYIPLSYNVYNWTPEDVGQWLESRSLSEYKDSFIRNEIRGTELLTLDKGDLQDLGVTKVGHLKRIQQGIKELNNRMTAYDKSLVFDKNSS from the exons GTGATAACCCCGTTCAGGAACCTTGTTCTGTGCGCAGACAGTCGGAGAGAGATGGAGGAATGGATCACGGCCCTTAAAACGGCCACTAACAAAGAGTTTTACGAT GGGAATGCCAGTCAGCGTGAGATGATGTCCGGCCAGCACAACTGGTACGCGTGTTCCCACGCCCGTCCCACCTACTGCAATGTCTGCCGTGAGGCCCTCTCAGGGGTCACCTCCCATGGACTCTCCTGCGAGG TATGCAAGTTCAAAGCCCACAAGAGATGTGCTGTGAAAGCTCAATCTAACTGTAAGTGGACCACTCTGGCGGCCATTGGAAGAGAAATTCTGGAAGATGAAGACGGT CTGATCTCAATGCCACACCAGTGGTTAGAGGGAAACCTGCCGGTCAGTGCTAAGTGTAATGTCTGTGACAAGACTTGTGGAAGTGTGCTAAAACTACAGGACTGGCGGTGTCTCTGGTGTAAGGCCATG GTTCATTCAAACTGTAAGGACCAGATTTCGTCGGTGTGCCCCCTGGGTCAGTGTAAGCTCTCTATCCTACCTCCCACTGCCATCAACAACATAGACTCGGACGGTTACTGGGAGGCGACCCGACCCCCCAGGACCAGCCCCCTCCTGGTGTTTGTCAACACCAAATCGGGAGACAATCAG gGTGTTAAATTTTTACGACGATTTAAACAGCTTTTGAATCCTGCTCAGGTGTTTGATTTAATGAATGGGGGACCACATCCTGG GCTGAGGCTGTTTCAGAAGTTTGACCAGTTCCGGATCCTGGTGTGTGGGGGTGATGGAAGTGTTGGCTGGGTTCTCTCAGAAATCGATAAACTTGATCTCCATAAACAG TGTCAGATGGGGGTGCTGCCCTTTGGGACAGGGAATGACCTGGCCCGGGTCCTGGGGTGGGGATCAACCTTCGACGCTGACACACAGCTACCTGTGATACTAGAAAAATTAGAACATtcacaaattaaaatgttagaTAG GTGGAGTATATGGACTTATGAAGGAACAATGCCACCACCTCGAAAACTTTCTCAACAG TTTGACCCGATATCTGTGTACGAGGATTCAGTGGCTAACCATCTCTCCAAAATGTTACATTCCGAGGACCACGCTGTTGTCATTTCTTCTGCAAA AGTATTGTGTCAAACTGTAAAAGATTTTGTGGCAAAAGTAGGAGAAGCACACGAAAAAGAAGGCCAGAAGGACTCAGACATTGCCTTAAAG TGTAATGTGCTGAATGAAAAGTTAGAGAGTTTACTGGTCACCCTTAATGATGAAGCAGAGGCCTCTACCCCTTCTCAG GAACAAACAAAATCCCCTTCCTCTCCGGAACAAGATTCTAGCAATCAAGATCAAGACACCGTCCCTGGGGTTATTACCGCCCCCACCAAAACCAAATCT GCCATTTTTAAACCTAGAGATGCCCTTATGTCCAGAGCTAACAGTCTGAAAAAAGCAATCCGCCAAATCATAGAACACACTGAGCGAG CTGTTGATGAACAAAATGCACAAACTGAGGAACAATACCAGCGGATGAAGGAGTCGCCCCTGTACAAGGCAGACAGCTCCGAGCTGCTGGACTCCAGCGAGACTTCTCCACAAAGGGGGCTCGCTGCTCATGCCGAGACATCACGATCAGCCCCTACATTCTCCATCTTCACCCTGGAGGCAGCTCCAAAAACCCCCATATCCAGTCCAAGGAACTTAG GTTTGAACAGTAACATCGCCGGTAAGCTGGCGGGGGGAAGCTTTATCAGTAAGGTCCTGTTGGCCAATGCAGATGCCCTGTGTGCTGCCGCTTCCCCCCTCGTGGAGGATGACATTCCACC GTCAGAATATACTGAGCGCTGTGTAATGAACAATTATTTTGGAATTGGATTGGATGCCAAGATCACTTTAGACTTTCAAAATAAACGAGATGAACATCCAGAAAAATGCAG GAGTAGGACCAAGAACTTTATGTGGTATGGTGTGTTGGGAGGCAAGGAGCTGGTGCAGAGATCCTTCAAGAATCTGGACCAGCGGGTACAGCTGGAGTGTGATGGTCAGCGTATACCGCTGCCTAGCCTACAGGGCATAGTCATCCTCAATATACCAAG TTACATGGGTGGAGCAAACTTCTGGGGAGGAACAAAGGAAGATGAT ACATTTCAGGCCCCAAGCTTTGATGACAAGATTCTGGAGGTGGTGGCAGTGTTTGGGAGTGTTCAGATGGCCATGTCTCGAGTGATCGACATCCAACATCACAGGATAGCACAG TGCCGTCGTGTGAAGATCACCATCATGGGGGACGAGGCGGTGCCAGCACAGGTGGATGGGGAGGCGTGGATGCAGCCCCCGGGATACATCCACATCGTCCACAAGAACCGTGCCCAGATGTTGACCAGGGACAGG GTGTTTGAGAATACGCTGAAGTCTTGGTCAGAGAAGCAGAAAGAGATTGAGCGGTCCGTCAGCCCCCAGCCCACCTCTCTGTCTGAGGAGGAGTCCCTTGTACTACAGAACTTTGTGGAGGTTGCATCCACTCTCATCAAAGG TGTGAAGATTGCCTCCTTGAAGTACAGTGCAGTAGAGCAGGAGTTATTTCCCCTTGCTACTCAAGCCTCGGAGTACATGGACCGATTGTTTCCTGCGGGAAAGTTAGCAGAG ATGGAGACAGGAGGAATGGAGTCCTATCAG GTTAAACACAGACCtatcaaatttaaatcaaaattgaaa CCAACCCTCAGGAGTCAGGTGATTGATTTTGTTCGCAGCGTGCAGCACCTGAACCACGACACCAGTAACTTCCTATCGGAGAAGGCCGCTGTTCTA AGACTTGCACCTGATATATCGGAACGCCTGAACGCTTCATTGGCACACCTTGAGCTAGAGCTGCAGAAAATCTGCCAGGTGTGTGGGATTAACTCTACATTCCAGTACGACCCCTCACAGATCACACAATCACAGGAGGAG TTGATTCCCTTAGAACATAAAAGAAAGCCAGGAAAATTACGGCAAGTTTACAGCAAGTTAAAGGGAAAGAACAAAGACAAACAATACATTCCACTTT cATACAATGTTTATAACTGGACGCCAGAAGATGTGGGTCAGTGGCTCGAATCTCGATCTCTGTCTGAGTACAAAGACTCGTTCATTCGTAATGAGATACGTGGCACCGAGCTCCTAACTCTTGACAAGGGAGATCTGCAG GACCTCGGAGTGACAAAGGTCGGGCACCTGAAGAGGATTCAGCAGGGGATCAAAGAACTCAACAACCGCATGACTGCTTACGACAAATCTCTGGTGTTCGACAAAAACTCCTCCTGA
- the LOC105324494 gene encoding diacylglycerol kinase delta isoform X12, protein MFDIVINNRDAIRLHRISHFPDIRLEARVITPFRNLVLCADSRREMEEWITALKTATNKEFYDGNASQREMMSGQHNWYACSHARPTYCNVCREALSGVTSHGLSCEVCKFKAHKRCAVKAQSNCKWTTLAAIGREILEDEDGLISMPHQWLEGNLPVSAKCNVCDKTCGSVLKLQDWRCLWCKAMVHSNCKDQISSVCPLGQCKLSILPPTAINNIDSDGYWEATRPPRTSPLLVFVNTKSGDNQGVKFLRRFKQLLNPAQVFDLMNGGPHPGLRLFQKFDQFRILVCGGDGSVGWVLSEIDKLDLHKQCQMGVLPFGTGNDLARVLGWGSTFDADTQLPVILEKLEHSQIKMLDRWSIWTYEGTMPPPRKLSQQFDPISVYEDSVANHLSKMLHSEDHAVVISSAKVLCQTVKDFVAKVGEAHEKEGQKDSDIALKCNVLNEKLESLLVTLNDEAEASTPSQEQTKSPSSPEQDSSNQDQDTVPGVITAPTKTKSAIFKPRDALMSRANSLKKAIRQIIEHTERAVDEQNAQTEEQYQRMKESPLYKADSSELLDSSETSPQRGLAAHAETSRSAPTFSIFTLEAAPKTPISSPRNLVHTDPNLSVKDLETGASRRISSMSMLNKTASVGSVLGRDKSPQKELTAPLFGVPFHTILPGLNSNIAGKLAGGSFISKVLLANADALCAAASPLVEDDIPPSEYTERCVMNNYFGIGLDAKITLDFQNKRDEHPEKCRSRTKNFMWYGVLGGKELVQRSFKNLDQRVQLECDGQRIPLPSLQGIVILNIPSYMGGANFWGGTKEDDTFQAPSFDDKILEVVAVFGSVQMAMSRVIDIQHHRIAQCRRVKITIMGDEAVPAQVDGEAWMQPPGYIHIVHKNRAQMLTRDRVFENTLKSWSEKQKEIERSVSPQPTSLSEEESLVLQNFVEVASTLIKGVKIASLKYSAVEQELFPLATQASEYMDRLFPAGKLAEPTLRSQVIDFVRSVQHLNHDTSNFLSEKAAVLRLAPDISERLNASLAHLELELQKICQVCGINSTFQYDPSQITQSQEELIPLEHKRKPGKLRQVYSKLKGKNKDKQYIPLSYNVYNWTPEDVGQWLESRSLSEYKDSFIRNEIRGTELLTLDKGDLQDLGVTKVGHLKRIQQGIKELNNRMTAYDKSLVFDKNSS, encoded by the exons ATGTTTGATATCGTGATAAATAACAGAGATGCCATCAGATTACACAGGATTTCACACTTCCCTGACATTCGATTGGAAGCTAGG GTGATAACCCCGTTCAGGAACCTTGTTCTGTGCGCAGACAGTCGGAGAGAGATGGAGGAATGGATCACGGCCCTTAAAACGGCCACTAACAAAGAGTTTTACGAT GGGAATGCCAGTCAGCGTGAGATGATGTCCGGCCAGCACAACTGGTACGCGTGTTCCCACGCCCGTCCCACCTACTGCAATGTCTGCCGTGAGGCCCTCTCAGGGGTCACCTCCCATGGACTCTCCTGCGAGG TATGCAAGTTCAAAGCCCACAAGAGATGTGCTGTGAAAGCTCAATCTAACTGTAAGTGGACCACTCTGGCGGCCATTGGAAGAGAAATTCTGGAAGATGAAGACGGT CTGATCTCAATGCCACACCAGTGGTTAGAGGGAAACCTGCCGGTCAGTGCTAAGTGTAATGTCTGTGACAAGACTTGTGGAAGTGTGCTAAAACTACAGGACTGGCGGTGTCTCTGGTGTAAGGCCATG GTTCATTCAAACTGTAAGGACCAGATTTCGTCGGTGTGCCCCCTGGGTCAGTGTAAGCTCTCTATCCTACCTCCCACTGCCATCAACAACATAGACTCGGACGGTTACTGGGAGGCGACCCGACCCCCCAGGACCAGCCCCCTCCTGGTGTTTGTCAACACCAAATCGGGAGACAATCAG gGTGTTAAATTTTTACGACGATTTAAACAGCTTTTGAATCCTGCTCAGGTGTTTGATTTAATGAATGGGGGACCACATCCTGG GCTGAGGCTGTTTCAGAAGTTTGACCAGTTCCGGATCCTGGTGTGTGGGGGTGATGGAAGTGTTGGCTGGGTTCTCTCAGAAATCGATAAACTTGATCTCCATAAACAG TGTCAGATGGGGGTGCTGCCCTTTGGGACAGGGAATGACCTGGCCCGGGTCCTGGGGTGGGGATCAACCTTCGACGCTGACACACAGCTACCTGTGATACTAGAAAAATTAGAACATtcacaaattaaaatgttagaTAG GTGGAGTATATGGACTTATGAAGGAACAATGCCACCACCTCGAAAACTTTCTCAACAG TTTGACCCGATATCTGTGTACGAGGATTCAGTGGCTAACCATCTCTCCAAAATGTTACATTCCGAGGACCACGCTGTTGTCATTTCTTCTGCAAA AGTATTGTGTCAAACTGTAAAAGATTTTGTGGCAAAAGTAGGAGAAGCACACGAAAAAGAAGGCCAGAAGGACTCAGACATTGCCTTAAAG TGTAATGTGCTGAATGAAAAGTTAGAGAGTTTACTGGTCACCCTTAATGATGAAGCAGAGGCCTCTACCCCTTCTCAG GAACAAACAAAATCCCCTTCCTCTCCGGAACAAGATTCTAGCAATCAAGATCAAGACACCGTCCCTGGGGTTATTACCGCCCCCACCAAAACCAAATCT GCCATTTTTAAACCTAGAGATGCCCTTATGTCCAGAGCTAACAGTCTGAAAAAAGCAATCCGCCAAATCATAGAACACACTGAGCGAG CTGTTGATGAACAAAATGCACAAACTGAGGAACAATACCAGCGGATGAAGGAGTCGCCCCTGTACAAGGCAGACAGCTCCGAGCTGCTGGACTCCAGCGAGACTTCTCCACAAAGGGGGCTCGCTGCTCATGCCGAGACATCACGATCAGCCCCTACATTCTCCATCTTCACCCTGGAGGCAGCTCCAAAAACCCCCATATCCAGTCCAAGGAACTTAG TTCACACTGATCCTAACCTGAGCGTGAAGGACCTAGAAACAGGAGCGTCACGGAGGATCAGCAGTATGAGCATGCTCAATAAGACGGCCAGTGTCGGCTCGGTACTGGGCCGGGACAAAAGTCCTCAAAAGGAACTTACTGCTCCCTTGTTCGGGGTCCCCTTCCACACTATCCTACCGg GTTTGAACAGTAACATCGCCGGTAAGCTGGCGGGGGGAAGCTTTATCAGTAAGGTCCTGTTGGCCAATGCAGATGCCCTGTGTGCTGCCGCTTCCCCCCTCGTGGAGGATGACATTCCACC GTCAGAATATACTGAGCGCTGTGTAATGAACAATTATTTTGGAATTGGATTGGATGCCAAGATCACTTTAGACTTTCAAAATAAACGAGATGAACATCCAGAAAAATGCAG GAGTAGGACCAAGAACTTTATGTGGTATGGTGTGTTGGGAGGCAAGGAGCTGGTGCAGAGATCCTTCAAGAATCTGGACCAGCGGGTACAGCTGGAGTGTGATGGTCAGCGTATACCGCTGCCTAGCCTACAGGGCATAGTCATCCTCAATATACCAAG TTACATGGGTGGAGCAAACTTCTGGGGAGGAACAAAGGAAGATGAT ACATTTCAGGCCCCAAGCTTTGATGACAAGATTCTGGAGGTGGTGGCAGTGTTTGGGAGTGTTCAGATGGCCATGTCTCGAGTGATCGACATCCAACATCACAGGATAGCACAG TGCCGTCGTGTGAAGATCACCATCATGGGGGACGAGGCGGTGCCAGCACAGGTGGATGGGGAGGCGTGGATGCAGCCCCCGGGATACATCCACATCGTCCACAAGAACCGTGCCCAGATGTTGACCAGGGACAGG GTGTTTGAGAATACGCTGAAGTCTTGGTCAGAGAAGCAGAAAGAGATTGAGCGGTCCGTCAGCCCCCAGCCCACCTCTCTGTCTGAGGAGGAGTCCCTTGTACTACAGAACTTTGTGGAGGTTGCATCCACTCTCATCAAAGG TGTGAAGATTGCCTCCTTGAAGTACAGTGCAGTAGAGCAGGAGTTATTTCCCCTTGCTACTCAAGCCTCGGAGTACATGGACCGATTGTTTCCTGCGGGAAAGTTAGCAGAG CCAACCCTCAGGAGTCAGGTGATTGATTTTGTTCGCAGCGTGCAGCACCTGAACCACGACACCAGTAACTTCCTATCGGAGAAGGCCGCTGTTCTA AGACTTGCACCTGATATATCGGAACGCCTGAACGCTTCATTGGCACACCTTGAGCTAGAGCTGCAGAAAATCTGCCAGGTGTGTGGGATTAACTCTACATTCCAGTACGACCCCTCACAGATCACACAATCACAGGAGGAG TTGATTCCCTTAGAACATAAAAGAAAGCCAGGAAAATTACGGCAAGTTTACAGCAAGTTAAAGGGAAAGAACAAAGACAAACAATACATTCCACTTT cATACAATGTTTATAACTGGACGCCAGAAGATGTGGGTCAGTGGCTCGAATCTCGATCTCTGTCTGAGTACAAAGACTCGTTCATTCGTAATGAGATACGTGGCACCGAGCTCCTAACTCTTGACAAGGGAGATCTGCAG GACCTCGGAGTGACAAAGGTCGGGCACCTGAAGAGGATTCAGCAGGGGATCAAAGAACTCAACAACCGCATGACTGCTTACGACAAATCTCTGGTGTTCGACAAAAACTCCTCCTGA